From the genome of Streptomyces sp. S4.7:
GCGGTCTTCGAGGGAGTGGTAGGCGAGTACGGCGATACGGCCACCGACCGCGAGGGAGGCCACCGCGGCCGGGACGGCGGCTTCCACGGAGGACAGTTCGCCGTTGACCTCGATGCGCAGGGCCTGGAAGGTGCGCTTGGCGGGGTTGCCACCGGTGCGCTTGGCGGCCTGCGGCAGGGCGTCCCGGATGAGTTCGACCAGACGGGCGCTGTCGGTGAAGGGCTCGACGGCGCGTTCCCTTACGATCGCGGACACGATGCGCTTGGCCTGCTTCTCCTCGCCGTACGCCCGCAGGATCCGGACCAGTTCGCCCGGCGGGTAGGTGTTGAGGACCTCGGCCGCGCTCATTCCGGCCGACTGGTCCATGCGCATGTCGAGCGGGGCGTCCTGGGCATAGGCGAACCCCCGCTCCGCCTCGTCGAGTTGCATGGACGAGACGCCGAGGTCGAAGAGCACGGCCTGGGCCTTGGGGATGCCCAGCCGGTCGAGCACGTCGGGCAGTTCGTCGTAGACGGCGTGCACGAGGGTGGCGCGGTCGCCGAACGGGGCGAGGCGCTCGCCGGAGAGCCTCAGCGCCTCCTTGTCCCGGTCGAGCGCGACCAGCCGAGCGGCGGGGAAGGCGGTGAGCAGCGCCTCGCTGTGGCCGCCGAGGCCGAGGGTGCAGTCGACGACGACGGCGCCGGGTTCGGTGAGGGCGGGGGCGAGCAGGTCGAGGCACCGGTCGAGCATCACCGGGACGTGCCGGGTGCCGGTCATTCGCGGGCCTCGCGGGGCCTGGTTCGCTGGCTGCGCTCGCTCATGCGCCCTCTCAGGTCCGGCGTGGATGTACGTACCGCCGAGCGTGAGGAGGCCGAGCCGCACGTACGCCGCACACGCGGGGGAATTCGGGAAGTGTTCCGGTAAGTGTTCGGGATGTCCGTGAACTTCGCGTCACTTTAGTCCACAGGCCCCCTCGGTCAATCAACCGGCCAGCGCGTCGCCCGGCCCGCTGCACAGGGACCGGCGGCGCCGATCGGGCGAAGATCGGGTGAAGATCGAGTGGGGTCCCGACGGGGTGGCGACACGATCACGTGCAAGTGAAATCGGCGCCCGTCACCCGTTCGCCCTCTCGGGCTTTACCCGTGTGGCTTACCTCACACCGGGCCTCGTTGACGATGTTTGTCCGGTCGCACAGCGGGCTTCCGACGCGGGGGAGCATTACCGTCTATAGGTATGTCGACATCCGCGCACCTCCCCGCCGAGTCCGCCCGGGCATCCGCCGGTACGGCCCGAACCGACGGTACGGTCACCGATCGACTCGTGGACGCCAACCGGCACTACGCGAAAGAGTTCGACGACCCGGGGATGGACGCCCGTCCCGTACTGCGCGTCGCCGTGGTCGCCTGCATGGACGCCCGCCTCGACCTGCACGACGCGCTGGGCCTGGAGCTCGGCGACTGTCATACGATCCGCAACGCGGGCGGTGTCGTCACCGACGACGTCATTCGCTCACTCACCATCAGCCAGCGGGCGCTCCAGACCCGCAGCGTCGTGCTCATCCATCACACCGGCTGCGGCCTGGAGGCCATCACCGAGGACTTCAGGCACGAACTGGAAATGGAGGTCGGCCAGCGTCCGGCCTGGGCCGTGGAGTCCTTCAGGGACGTGGACCAGGACGTACGGCAGTCGATGCAGCGGGTGCGGACCTCACCGTTCCTCCTGCACACCGACGACGTACGCGGTTTCGTCTTCGACGTGTCGACCGGCCTTCTGCGGGAAATCGACTCGGCGAACTGACCGCGCCGCCGCACCAGAAACACGGCAACTCCGGCAATTCACACCCACTTATCCACAGGCGAGTGACACGAAGCGGTAACGGCTACAAGAATGCGTGAGTGACAGCGGTGCCCCGGAACCTTCCGGGCGCGGCGTCCGTATTTCGGGGTGGGCCGGGCCGTGAAGAAGAGCCTCGGCCCGTATGAACGGGCCGAGGAGGGCCGGGTGACGACCTATGACGATCGAGCGAGCCTCACAGATCTGACCACCACAGCGGAGCGTGTCCGCGCATCGGTGGAGGGTGTGATCGAGGGCAAGCCTGAGGTCGTACGGCTTTCGCTGACAGTGCTGCTCGCCGAGGGACATCTGCTCATCGAGGATGTCCCCGGCGTCGGCAAGACAATGCTGGCCAAGGCGCTGGCACGTTCCATCGACTGCTCGGTCCGGCGTATCCAGTTCACGCCCGACCTGCTGCCCTCGGACATCACCGGGGTCTCCATCTACGACCAGCAGCGCCGGGACTTCGAGTTCAAGCCCGGTGCGATCTTCGCGCAGATCGTGATCGGCGACGAGATCAACCGCGCCTCGCCCAAGACGCAGTCGGCGCTGCTGGAGTCGATGGAGGAGCGCCAGGTCACCATCGACGGGCAGACGTACGAACTGCCCAGCCCCTTCATGGTGGTGGCGACGCAGAACCCGGTCGAGATGGAGGGCACCTATCCGCTGCCCGAGGCGCAGCGCGACCGCTTCATGGCCAGGGTCTCCATCGGTTATCCGAGCGCGGAGGCCGAGTTGGAGATGCTGGACGTGCACGGCGGGGTCTCGCCGCTGGACGACCTCCAGCCGGTGGCCCACGCGCACGACATCGTGAAGCTCATCGACGCCGTGCGGAAGGTCCATGTGGCCGACTCCGTACGGCGGTACGCGGTGGAGCTGGTCGCGGCGACCCGTACCCACCCGGATCTCAGACTGGGCGCCTCACCGCGCGCGACGCTGCATCTGCTGCGCGCGGCGAAGGCGTCCGCCGCGCTGAGCGGCCGGGAGTACGCGCTGCCGGACGACGTGCAGGCGCTGGCGGCCGCGGTGCTGGCGCACCGGCTGCTGCCCACCGCGCAGGCACAGCTCAACCGCCGGACCGCCGAGCAGGTGGTGCTGGAGATCCTCCAGCGCGTCCCGGTGCCGACGGCCGACGGCGGCAGGCAGGCCCCCGTGGCCACCGCGCCGCTCTACGACCGGCAGCAGCCGGGCGTCCGGCGGCTGTGATGGAGCCCGGCGCCACCGCCTCGGACAGCGAGGGCAGAGGCGGGCTGCGGGCGGCGCTGGGCGGTCTCACCACCCGCGGCCGGTCGTTCTTCGCCGCGGGTATCGCGGCGGCGGTCTGCGCGTACGTACTCGGCCAGGCGGATCTGCTCCGGGTGGGGATGCTGCTGGCCGTCCTGCCGCTGGTCTGTGTGGGCGTGCTGTACCGCACGCGCTACCGGGTCGCGGGCAGCAGGCGGCTCTCGCCGTCGCGCGTGCCTGCGGGCTCCGAGGCCCGCGTCCATCTGCGGATGGACAACGTGTCGCGGCTGCCCACCGGTCTGCTGATGCTCCAGGACCATGTGCCGTACGTGCTGGGCCCGCGCCCCCGGTTCGTCCTGGACCGGGTGGAGGCGGGCGGGCGCCGCGAGGTCTCCTACCGGGTGCGTTCGGACCTGCGCGGGCGCTATCCGCTCGGGCCGCTGCAACTGCGGCTGAGCGACCCGTTCGGGATGTGCGAGCTGACGCGGTCCTTCAGCGCCCACGACACCCTGACCGTCATCCCGCGCACCGAGCCGCTGCCACCGGTCCGGCTGGCGGGCGCGACGGCGGGGTACGGGGACGGGCGGCAGCGCTCGCTGTCACTGGCCGGCGAGGACGACGTCATCCCGCGCGGCTACCGGCACGGCGACGATCTGCGCCGGGTGCACTGGCGCTCCACGGCGCGCTACGGCGAGCTGATGGTGCGCCGCGAGGAGCAGCCGCAGCGGGCCAGATGCACGGTGCTGCTCGACACCCGCCGGCTCGCCTACCAGGGCGCGGGACCGGACTCCGCCTTCGAATGGGCGGTTTCGGGAGCGGCGTCCGCGCTGGTGCACATGCTGGAACGGGGCCTCTCCGTCCGGCTGTTGACGGATACGGGGAGTTCGGTGCCCGGCCAGGGCGCCGACGGATTCGCCGGTTCGTCACAGGAGTCCGCCGACGCGGCCGGACTGATGATGGACACACTCGCCGTCGTCGACCACTCCGACGGAGCCGGTCTCTCCCGCGCGTACGACGTGCTGCGCGGCGGGACCGAGGGACTGCTGATCGCCTTCCTCGGTGATCTCGACGAGGAGCAGACCGCCGTGGCCTGCCGTATGCGCCATCGCAGCGGCGCCGCGGTGGCCTTCGTCCTGGACAGCTCCGGCTGGCTCCAGGAGGAGGGCGAACCGCCCGCGCCGGTCCGGGACCGGCTGCGGCAGTTGCGCGAGTCCGGCTGGAGCGCCCTCGCGGTGCCGGCCGGGGCGGCGCTCCCCGATCTGTGGCAGCAGGCGGCACAACAGCGCACCGGGTCGGGTGCGGCACAGGACTCGGCAGGCTTCTCCGGAGGATGGTCATGAGCGGTCGCGCGAGGCTGGCGCTGTGCGCGTTCGCCGCCACGATGATGGCGGCGGGCGCTCTGCTGCCGCTGGTCGATCCGGCCACCTGGTTCGTCCAGGCGGCCTTCATAGTGGCGGTCCTGGCGGGAGTGGGCGCGCTCGGCCGGCGGGTGCCGCTGGCCAGAACGCTGACCGTGGCGCTCCAGGCGGTCGCGGGGCTGCTCATGCTCACGGTGGTCTTCGCCTCGGAGCAGGCCCTGTTCGGTCTGCTGCCCGGCCCGGACGTCTTCCTGCGCTTCGGTGAGCTGCTGAACCAGGGCGGCGAGGAGGTCGCCCGGTACTCGGTTCCGGCACCGTCGACCAACGGCATCAGGCTGATGCTGGTCGGTGGTGTGCTGGTCATCGGTCTCGCCGTGGACGCGCTCGCCGTGACGTTCCGCAGCGCGGCGCCGGCCGGGCTGCCACTGCTCGCGCTGTACTCGGTCGCCGCCGGTCTCTCCGGCGGCGACGCGTCCTGGCTGTGGTTCCTGCTGGCGGCCAGTGGCTATCTGCTGTTGCTGCTGGCCGAGGGCCGGGACCGGCTCTCCCAGTGGGGCCGGGTCTTCGGCGGCGCTCCGCGCGCTCCGGGCCGTACGGCCGGCGGGATGGACACCGGGGGCGGCAGCACTGCGGCCCCGGTCCGTTCGGGTCACCGGATCGGTGTGATGGCGCTGGGAATCGCGCTGGTGGTGCCCGCCGCGCTGCCGTCGCTGAACGGCGGACTGCTCAACGGCACGGGGGCCGGGTCGGGTTCGGGCCTGGGCGGCGGCACGATCTCCGCCGTCAACCCGCTGGTGTCGCTCCAGGACAACCTCAACCAGCCCGAGGACCGGGAGGCGTTGCGGTACCGGACGAACGCGGAGAACACCCAGAACCTGTATCTGCGGATCATGGCGCTGGACGACTTCGACGGCACGGCCTGGCGCTTCTCCCAGCGCAGTGTCGAGGACGTGCCGAACAGGCTCCCAGACCCACCCGGTCTGCGCGCAGACGTGAGCACCACCGAGATCAAGACGAGTATCTCCGCCGCCGGTTGGTACCGGCAGAACTATCTCCCGATGCCCTATCCGGCCTCGGAGGTGGACATCGAGGGGCGCTGGCGGTTCGAACCGAGCGGCCGCACGCTGGTCGGCGACCGCGGCGAGACGACGCGAGGCGCCCAGTACCAGGTCACCAGCCTGCTGGTGGAGCCGACCCGGGAGCAGCTCTCGGCGGCGCCGAGGCCCCCGGCCTCCCTGGTGCGGGAGTACACCAAGGTGCCGGACGTCCTCCCGGAAGAGGTGGCGGCCACCGCGCGCGAGGTGACCGAGGGCGCGGCGAACGACTACGAGAGGGCCGTCAGGCTCCAGGACTGGTTCGCCGTGGACGGCGGCTTCACCTACGACACTCAGGTCGCCTCCGGCACGGGCGTCTCGGCCATCAGCCGCTTCCTCAGGGAGAAGGAGGGCTTCTGCGTCCACTTCTCCTTCTCGATGGCGGCGATGGCCCGCACGCTGGGCATCCCGGCGCGGGTGGCGGTGGGCTTCACACCGGGCACACCGCAGTCGGACGGCACGATGTCCGTCGGGCTCCGTGACGCGCACGCCTGGCCCGAGCTGTACTTCGAAGGTGTCGGCTGGACCCGCTTCGAGCCGACGCCGAGCCGGGGCAGCGCCCCGGACTACACGATTCCCGAGGCTCCCTCGGGCGAAGCCAGCGACCCGGCCCAGCCCGAGACCAGCGAGTCGTCCGCGCCGACCTCGCAGCCGTCCACCTCGGACAGCTGCCCGCCCCAGGACGCCAGGATCGGCGAGTGCGGCACGACCGCGCCGGCCGGAGCGCTGCCCCCGACCGACTCGGGGACATCCGCGGGGACGGTGGCCGCCATCACGCTGGGCGTCCTCGCCGTCCTGCTGCTGCCACTGCTGCCACTGCTGTGGCGCACCCGGATCCGGGCCCGGCGTCTCGGTTCCGGGGGCCGGACGCCCGTCGATGCCACGGCCCGCGCGCTGGGCGCGTGGCGGGAGATCATCGACACCGCCTGGGACCACGGCATCCGTCCCGACGAGTCGCGGACACCGCGCAAGACGGCGGCCCGGATCGTGCGGCTGGGGCGGCTGGAGGGTGACGCGGCCGATGCCGTGCACCGAGTCGCGCGTGCGGTGGAGCTGGTGCTGTACGCGCCGGAGCCACGGCCCGTCACGGGTCTCGCCGACGACGCCCAGCGGGTCCGCGTGGGCCTGGGCGACGCGGCGGGCCGCTGGACCAGACAGCGGGCACTTTTCCTGCCGCGCTCCTCCGTTCGAGTGATGTGGGGGCTCGGCGAGCGCTGGGCGGCCGTCACCGATCGCTGGGGAGTGCGCCGCCTGGAGCTGGGCCGCCGGTGGGCGGCGCTGTTCCGCAGGCCGTCGCGGCAGCGGGGCTGAGCGGGTCACCGGGCCGGGAACGGGCGGGGCGGGCGGTACGGGGCGGCTTACGGCCCTGTACCGCCCGCCCCTTTCGTATGTCCGGGTACGCGCCGGATGCCGGGGCGTCCGCCCGGATTCCGGGCCGGGGCAGGTACCCGGATACGGGTGAGGGGCGAGCGCATCGCGCGCGCTCGCCCCTCACCCGTATCCGCCGTCTGTCACGGCCGTCGCACCACTACTGCAAGCTTGGGAACCTCGGAATCGTCCTACTGACCCTGCTCGTCACGGCGACGCTGCCACCGCTGCTCGATCCGGTTCATGAACGAACGGCGCTGTCGAGGCTGCTGCCGACGGTCGGCCGTGGCCTCGCCGGATGCCTGTTGCTCACCCGGTTTCGGGGCCTTGCGCCAGCCGGTGACCGCGAGAACCGCGCAGCCCAGCATGACGAGGAAACCCACCACGCCGATCCAGATCTGCTTGGCGACCATACCGGTCATGAGGAGCGCGATACCCACGAGAAAGCCAGCGATCGCCTGGTAGACCCGTCGCCGGGTGTACGTACGCAGCCCGCTTCCCTCAAGCGCTGTCGCGAACTTGGGATCTTCGGCGTACAGCGCTCGCTCCATTTGCTCGAGCATTCGCTGCTCGTGCTCCGAGAGCGGCACGGAGTCCTCCTAGTCGTCGGTCGCGGGGGGCGACCGGTATGCGGCCCCTTCAGGATAGGCAGGGAATCGCCCCCGTGAAACCCGCCCTCTACGCCATTTCGCCAATCCGGGCCGCCATGCCGACTCGGCCGCTGAGGCGTTGATTCCCCAACCGTCGACCCGTCATGCCGGAAGGCGTACCCCGATCATACGGCGCCGAACGCTCTGCCGGGGGGCCTGTGGCGCACTCCATGCGCAGCTTCGTTGCTGATCAGCCCCGCGATCAATGCTCGCGAGCGTTCTCTGTCAGGCCCGCTTCTCGCCCAGGACGTGCAGCTGGCTCGCGACGGAGTGGAACGAGGGCTGCTCGGCGGCGGCCGCCTCCAGCTTCAGAAGGGCCTCCAGAGCACCCGGCTGAGTGTCCACCAGAACGCCGGGGACCAGGTCGGAGAAGACCCGTACGCCGTGTACGGCGCCCACCTCGGCGCCGGCCTTCTCGACCAGTTCGGTGAGCAGTTCCACGGTGAAGCGCCGGGGCACCGGATCGCCCTCGCCCCAGCGGCCCGCGGGGTCGGTGAGTGCCTGCCGGGCCTCGGTGAAGTGCCCGGCGAGCGCCCGGGAGAGGACGGCGCCGCCGAGGCCCGCGGCGAGCAGGCTCAGCGCACCGGCGGGACGCAGCGCCTCCACCGCGTTCCGCAGGCCCTCGGCCGGGTCGTCGACGTACTCCAGGACGCCGTGGCAGAGCACGGCGTCGTACCCGCCGCGCCCCACCACGTCGAACAGGCCGAGGATGTCGCCCTGGACGCCGTTGACGCGGTCGGCGACGCCCGCCTCGGCGGCCCGGCGCTCCAGCGCGAACAGCGCGTTGGGACTCGGGTCGACGACGGTCACCCGGTGCCCGAGGCGGGCGACGGGCACGGCGAAGTTGCCCGTGCCTCCTCCGGTGTCGAGGACGTCCAGGACCGCCGCGTCACCCACGGCGGCGGCGCGGCTGTGGAGGGCGCGTTCGAGTACCTCCCACACCACGGCGGTACGCAGGGAGCTACGGGGGCGCGACGGCGTCTCTCCACCGAAGGCAGGGGAAGGGTCCGACACGGCAGTTGACTCCTCGGCGCGGTGCAGCCCCAGGTCGCGGGGCGTGAAGGGTGCAGGCACCGCACAGCCTATTGCCTCGGTCGGCCGTCCCCGTCACCCAGCGGCGCCGCCCTTCTCCGGCTGTTCCGCCCGGGGCTGGGGCAGTACCGGTTCGAGCACGAGCAGCCGCTCCACGAGGCGCAGGAACATGGCCACGTCGCGCAGCAGGTCGTCGGCGTCGCGGCTGCTCGCCGCGCCCTGTATGCCGGCCTCGGCCCGCGCCCTGCGGGTGGCTCCGGAGGCGAACAGGGCGCTCCATTCGGTCAGCTCGGGCACGATCTCGGGCAGCACCTCCCAGGCGCTCCTTATGCGCCTGCGGCGCGGGCCGGTCGTGGGCTCGGGCCGGCCACGGGCGGCGAGGACCGCCGCGGCGGTGCGCAGGGCGGCCAGATGGGCCGTGGCATAGCGCTCGTTGGGGGTTTCGAGGGTGGCGGCCTCGTCCAGCCCCGTACGGGCCTGGGCGAGCAGGTCGAGGGCGGCGGGCGGCGCGGTCGCGCGCCGCA
Proteins encoded in this window:
- a CDS encoding methyltransferase, which produces MSDPSPAFGGETPSRPRSSLRTAVVWEVLERALHSRAAAVGDAAVLDVLDTGGGTGNFAVPVARLGHRVTVVDPSPNALFALERRAAEAGVADRVNGVQGDILGLFDVVGRGGYDAVLCHGVLEYVDDPAEGLRNAVEALRPAGALSLLAAGLGGAVLSRALAGHFTEARQALTDPAGRWGEGDPVPRRFTVELLTELVEKAGAEVGAVHGVRVFSDLVPGVLVDTQPGALEALLKLEAAAAEQPSFHSVASQLHVLGEKRA
- the rsmH gene encoding 16S rRNA (cytosine(1402)-N(4))-methyltransferase RsmH, which encodes MTGTRHVPVMLDRCLDLLAPALTEPGAVVVDCTLGLGGHSEALLTAFPAARLVALDRDKEALRLSGERLAPFGDRATLVHAVYDELPDVLDRLGIPKAQAVLFDLGVSSMQLDEAERGFAYAQDAPLDMRMDQSAGMSAAEVLNTYPPGELVRILRAYGEEKQAKRIVSAIVRERAVEPFTDSARLVELIRDALPQAAKRTGGNPAKRTFQALRIEVNGELSSVEAAVPAAVASLAVGGRIAVLAYHSLEDRLVKQVFAAGAANTAPPGLPVVPERYQPRLKLLTRGAELPAEEEVAENRRAAPARLRGAERIREDVR
- a CDS encoding DUF3040 domain-containing protein, which encodes MPLSEHEQRMLEQMERALYAEDPKFATALEGSGLRTYTRRRVYQAIAGFLVGIALLMTGMVAKQIWIGVVGFLVMLGCAVLAVTGWRKAPKPGEQQASGEATADRRQQPRQRRSFMNRIEQRWQRRRDEQGQ
- a CDS encoding MoxR family ATPase, with the translated sequence MTTYDDRASLTDLTTTAERVRASVEGVIEGKPEVVRLSLTVLLAEGHLLIEDVPGVGKTMLAKALARSIDCSVRRIQFTPDLLPSDITGVSIYDQQRRDFEFKPGAIFAQIVIGDEINRASPKTQSALLESMEERQVTIDGQTYELPSPFMVVATQNPVEMEGTYPLPEAQRDRFMARVSIGYPSAEAELEMLDVHGGVSPLDDLQPVAHAHDIVKLIDAVRKVHVADSVRRYAVELVAATRTHPDLRLGASPRATLHLLRAAKASAALSGREYALPDDVQALAAAVLAHRLLPTAQAQLNRRTAEQVVLEILQRVPVPTADGGRQAPVATAPLYDRQQPGVRRL
- a CDS encoding carbonic anhydrase, yielding MSTSAHLPAESARASAGTARTDGTVTDRLVDANRHYAKEFDDPGMDARPVLRVAVVACMDARLDLHDALGLELGDCHTIRNAGGVVTDDVIRSLTISQRALQTRSVVLIHHTGCGLEAITEDFRHELEMEVGQRPAWAVESFRDVDQDVRQSMQRVRTSPFLLHTDDVRGFVFDVSTGLLREIDSAN
- a CDS encoding DUF3488 and transglutaminase-like domain-containing protein, with amino-acid sequence MSGRARLALCAFAATMMAAGALLPLVDPATWFVQAAFIVAVLAGVGALGRRVPLARTLTVALQAVAGLLMLTVVFASEQALFGLLPGPDVFLRFGELLNQGGEEVARYSVPAPSTNGIRLMLVGGVLVIGLAVDALAVTFRSAAPAGLPLLALYSVAAGLSGGDASWLWFLLAASGYLLLLLAEGRDRLSQWGRVFGGAPRAPGRTAGGMDTGGGSTAAPVRSGHRIGVMALGIALVVPAALPSLNGGLLNGTGAGSGSGLGGGTISAVNPLVSLQDNLNQPEDREALRYRTNAENTQNLYLRIMALDDFDGTAWRFSQRSVEDVPNRLPDPPGLRADVSTTEIKTSISAAGWYRQNYLPMPYPASEVDIEGRWRFEPSGRTLVGDRGETTRGAQYQVTSLLVEPTREQLSAAPRPPASLVREYTKVPDVLPEEVAATAREVTEGAANDYERAVRLQDWFAVDGGFTYDTQVASGTGVSAISRFLREKEGFCVHFSFSMAAMARTLGIPARVAVGFTPGTPQSDGTMSVGLRDAHAWPELYFEGVGWTRFEPTPSRGSAPDYTIPEAPSGEASDPAQPETSESSAPTSQPSTSDSCPPQDARIGECGTTAPAGALPPTDSGTSAGTVAAITLGVLAVLLLPLLPLLWRTRIRARRLGSGGRTPVDATARALGAWREIIDTAWDHGIRPDESRTPRKTAARIVRLGRLEGDAADAVHRVARAVELVLYAPEPRPVTGLADDAQRVRVGLGDAAGRWTRQRALFLPRSSVRVMWGLGERWAAVTDRWGVRRLELGRRWAALFRRPSRQRG
- a CDS encoding SAV_6107 family HEPN domain-containing protein — its product is MASSYAAAARRRSTGGPAPSLTGPATDVHPVLRRATAPPAALDLLAQARTGLDEAATLETPNERYATAHLAALRTAAAVLAARGRPEPTTGPRRRRIRSAWEVLPEIVPELTEWSALFASGATRRARAEAGIQGAASSRDADDLLRDVAMFLRLVERLLVLEPVLPQPRAEQPEKGGAAG
- a CDS encoding DUF58 domain-containing protein, producing MEPGATASDSEGRGGLRAALGGLTTRGRSFFAAGIAAAVCAYVLGQADLLRVGMLLAVLPLVCVGVLYRTRYRVAGSRRLSPSRVPAGSEARVHLRMDNVSRLPTGLLMLQDHVPYVLGPRPRFVLDRVEAGGRREVSYRVRSDLRGRYPLGPLQLRLSDPFGMCELTRSFSAHDTLTVIPRTEPLPPVRLAGATAGYGDGRQRSLSLAGEDDVIPRGYRHGDDLRRVHWRSTARYGELMVRREEQPQRARCTVLLDTRRLAYQGAGPDSAFEWAVSGAASALVHMLERGLSVRLLTDTGSSVPGQGADGFAGSSQESADAAGLMMDTLAVVDHSDGAGLSRAYDVLRGGTEGLLIAFLGDLDEEQTAVACRMRHRSGAAVAFVLDSSGWLQEEGEPPAPVRDRLRQLRESGWSALAVPAGAALPDLWQQAAQQRTGSGAAQDSAGFSGGWS